In Levilactobacillus brevis, a single genomic region encodes these proteins:
- the asp1 gene encoding accessory Sec system glycosyltransferase Asp1 — MYYFINEYILQKNSSVEHTAMNRVKLFNHYKAPAKIVTKIYDRLLHRTIGDFGVTDDQILNMFDYFQQATDVQPVQVKTTDNLNIPIEYEITVGANFSSVANGDRLVENVGFIPGTIGRVFYQEFFDPQGNRVGTDLWDWRGFKSATQYFGQNGKLILQRYYTPSGRTALEEYYAADTKGNPLLSRILLKDYRGEGDRFFQNRDDLFTFFLNELSNRDTETTTFIVDRPGTGVQPLLALNDASHKYLYIPINHAVNPNDPVHAALDGFLEPAFEHFSHFDGFITATPQQAEHLHTRFPKATIFAMPAVTTTPLSKEGTEKVAPSQRQPHSLLYVGRIGQDKQIDQQLRLFALVKDRVPDATFTLYGYGDPQYVADMKKLVTDLKLADSVTFKDYVPNLTDFYDGYQVLINTSLADGGPLATMEALMHGLPVVSYRFNYGPAAFITDGQDGYLVDPGQTLAMAEKIVGLFTDADQLATFSDAAYTNSRAQWTRRKVWNRWQKALETHVTV, encoded by the coding sequence GTGTACTACTTTATTAACGAATACATTTTACAAAAAAATTCGAGTGTGGAGCATACGGCCATGAACCGCGTCAAGCTGTTTAACCACTACAAGGCGCCGGCGAAGATTGTCACCAAAATTTATGACCGGTTACTTCATCGGACAATTGGGGACTTTGGCGTCACGGATGACCAAATTCTGAATATGTTTGATTATTTTCAACAGGCCACGGACGTACAGCCGGTTCAGGTGAAGACGACGGATAACCTGAATATTCCGATTGAATACGAGATCACGGTGGGGGCCAACTTCAGTAGCGTGGCCAATGGCGATCGGTTGGTGGAAAATGTGGGCTTTATTCCCGGAACCATCGGTCGAGTCTTCTATCAGGAGTTCTTCGATCCCCAAGGAAACCGCGTGGGGACCGACCTCTGGGATTGGCGCGGGTTCAAGTCGGCCACGCAATACTTCGGTCAAAACGGGAAGCTCATCTTGCAACGGTACTACACGCCGAGCGGTCGGACCGCGTTGGAGGAATACTATGCGGCGGATACGAAGGGCAATCCGTTGTTGTCGCGAATCCTGCTGAAGGACTATCGCGGTGAGGGTGACCGGTTCTTCCAGAATCGGGATGATCTGTTTACTTTCTTCTTGAATGAACTTAGTAACCGCGATACCGAGACCACGACGTTTATCGTTGACCGACCGGGGACGGGGGTTCAGCCGTTGTTGGCCTTGAACGATGCGTCCCACAAATATCTGTACATTCCGATTAATCATGCCGTTAACCCTAACGATCCAGTCCACGCTGCTCTGGATGGTTTCTTAGAGCCCGCCTTTGAACACTTCAGCCACTTTGATGGTTTTATCACGGCCACGCCACAGCAAGCGGAGCACTTGCACACGCGGTTCCCCAAGGCAACGATCTTTGCCATGCCCGCCGTCACGACGACGCCCCTGTCCAAGGAAGGCACGGAGAAGGTGGCGCCGAGTCAGCGGCAGCCGCATAGCCTGTTGTACGTCGGACGAATTGGGCAGGATAAACAGATTGATCAGCAGTTGCGGCTATTCGCGCTGGTCAAGGACCGCGTTCCGGACGCGACATTTACCCTGTACGGCTATGGCGACCCGCAATACGTCGCGGATATGAAGAAGTTGGTGACTGATCTGAAACTAGCGGATAGCGTGACCTTCAAAGATTATGTGCCTAATCTAACGGACTTTTACGATGGCTATCAGGTTCTAATCAATACGTCGTTGGCTGATGGTGGGCCGCTAGCCACGATGGAGGCGCTGATGCATGGGTTACCCGTGGTGAGCTATCGCTTTAATTACGGTCCGGCGGCCTTCATTACCGATGGCCAGGATGGGTACTTGGTCGATCCGGGGCAGACGCTGGCAATGGCCGAGAAGATCGTGGGCCTATTTACGGACGCGGATCAACTGGCGACGTTTAGTGACGCAGCGTACACGAATTCGCGGGCGCAATGGACGCGTCGGAAGGTTTGGAATCGGTGGCAGAAGGCGCTTGAGACGCACGTAACGGTTTAG
- a CDS encoding NAD kinase, protein MKVSIYGNNGQASVKVATALKKGLTAAGIVLDSLDPDIVITVGGDGTLLSAFHHYNDRLDRVRFVGIHTGHLGFYTDWRDYEVQELIDSLVEDNGQSVSYPLLTIKVDYADGTHPDRALALNESTIKKVSGTMVADVYIKGEFFESFRGDGLCISTPTGSTAYNKAVGGAVLSPQFDAIQMAEIASINNLVFRTLGSPLIIPADEWIRVEPVSSANNVLMCDQLSIEGRPIKAISYQIAQQRISFAEYRHTHFWQRVESSFIGRENG, encoded by the coding sequence ATGAAGGTTTCCATTTATGGCAACAACGGCCAAGCCTCAGTGAAGGTTGCGACGGCCTTAAAAAAAGGATTAACGGCGGCAGGAATTGTCCTAGACAGTCTGGACCCGGACATCGTCATTACGGTCGGCGGCGACGGGACGCTGTTATCGGCGTTTCACCACTACAATGACCGCTTAGATCGGGTGCGTTTCGTTGGGATTCATACCGGCCATCTGGGTTTTTACACGGACTGGCGGGACTATGAGGTCCAAGAGCTAATTGACAGTCTGGTCGAGGATAACGGTCAGAGTGTCAGCTACCCGTTGTTGACGATTAAAGTCGACTACGCCGATGGCACTCATCCGGACCGGGCGCTGGCGCTCAACGAGTCAACCATCAAGAAGGTTTCCGGAACCATGGTGGCGGATGTCTATATCAAGGGTGAATTCTTCGAAAGTTTTCGGGGGGATGGCCTGTGTATCTCGACACCAACCGGCTCGACGGCCTACAACAAGGCCGTGGGCGGTGCGGTGCTGAGCCCGCAGTTTGATGCCATTCAGATGGCCGAAATTGCCTCCATCAATAATCTGGTCTTTCGAACGCTCGGGTCGCCGCTGATTATTCCGGCGGACGAGTGGATTCGTGTAGAGCCGGTCAGTTCGGCGAACAACGTCTTGATGTGCGACCAGTTGAGTATTGAAGGTCGGCCTATCAAGGCCATCTCCTATCAGATTGCCCAGCAGCGCATTTCGTTTGCTGAGTACCGGCACACTCATTTCTGGCAACGCGTCGAATCTTCCTTCATCGGGAGGGAGAACGGATGA
- a CDS encoding RluA family pseudouridine synthase has protein sequence MTSFAWRVTGTSPMHVRTVLMDHGVTRTFLKRVKFHGGVVTLDGEEVRVIAMARPGQTVGLQLPPEPANANVSTSFAPLEILYEDEHFLVVNKPAGMASVPSHLYPDDTLANRVKGHLVTIQAPSTVTHIVTRLDRETSGAVLFAKHHFAHSILDKQLKLGQLDKRYIAVATGRVTPRQVTVTAPIGRAPGSFIKRMVRPDGRQAKTALRVVTQSKTASLLAIKLYTGRTHQIRVHCQSLGHPLLGDWLYGTQTNPWIHRQALHCARLSFYQPFDQRWITCYAPLPTDMARVIQREILDGADRLIR, from the coding sequence ATGACCAGTTTTGCGTGGCGCGTGACGGGCACTAGTCCCATGCATGTGCGGACGGTCTTGATGGATCATGGCGTGACCCGGACGTTTCTCAAACGTGTGAAATTTCACGGCGGTGTCGTGACCCTAGACGGTGAGGAGGTACGTGTCATTGCGATGGCGCGACCCGGACAAACGGTGGGGCTACAGCTGCCCCCCGAACCAGCCAATGCCAACGTGAGCACATCCTTTGCGCCCCTGGAGATTCTCTACGAGGATGAACACTTCCTAGTGGTGAATAAGCCAGCGGGGATGGCCTCGGTGCCATCACATTTGTATCCGGATGATACCCTAGCTAATCGGGTGAAGGGCCATCTCGTCACGATTCAGGCGCCCAGCACGGTGACCCACATCGTGACGCGGTTGGATCGGGAGACCAGTGGTGCCGTGCTCTTTGCCAAGCATCACTTTGCCCATTCTATTTTGGATAAGCAGTTAAAGCTGGGCCAACTGGATAAGCGCTATATTGCGGTGGCTACGGGCCGGGTCACCCCACGACAGGTGACGGTTACGGCCCCCATTGGGCGGGCCCCGGGTTCCTTTATCAAACGCATGGTACGTCCGGATGGCCGCCAAGCCAAGACGGCACTACGGGTGGTAACCCAGTCCAAGACGGCCAGCCTATTGGCTATTAAGCTGTATACGGGCCGGACTCACCAGATTCGGGTGCACTGCCAGTCGCTGGGGCATCCGTTGCTGGGGGACTGGCTTTACGGTACGCAGACCAATCCGTGGATTCACCGGCAGGCGTTGCACTGTGCGCGGTTGTCCTTTTACCAGCCGTTCGACCAGCGCTGGATCACCTGTTACGCACCGTTGCCCACTGACATGGCACGGGTGATTCAACGGGAAATACTGGATGGTGCTGACCGCCTTATCCGTTAG
- a CDS encoding DegV family protein, producing MTTAIVTDTAAYLTADQIAQYPITVLPITVILGGQQYPESELSLQTFYDYLKTDQELPTTAQVSLGQIEEAYDRLVSQGVDEIISIHLSSGITSFMSNLRAFCQTYTKAKIYPVDSLVASAGEANLCLLAGKLIAAGQSADQIVPQLLALRDTQHVYFAVDNLSHLARTGRLTNRSAMIGNLLNIKPLLTFNEAGQIIAIDKERTMRRAFGFITAHLKADLQQIDYPLHATVIDANNEETALRWQQALHEQFPTVRVSRSTLGPAISVHTGEKTMGVLWQQDWQSISD from the coding sequence ATGACAACTGCCATCGTTACAGATACTGCTGCTTACCTCACTGCCGATCAGATCGCCCAATACCCCATCACGGTGCTACCGATTACGGTGATTCTCGGTGGGCAGCAATATCCCGAATCCGAATTAAGCCTGCAAACCTTCTACGATTATCTCAAAACCGACCAGGAACTGCCCACGACGGCTCAGGTCTCCTTGGGGCAGATTGAGGAAGCCTATGACCGACTGGTGAGTCAGGGCGTGGATGAGATTATCTCCATCCACCTCTCCAGCGGGATTACCTCGTTCATGAGTAACCTGCGCGCGTTCTGCCAAACGTACACCAAGGCTAAGATCTATCCCGTTGACTCGCTGGTCGCCAGTGCCGGTGAAGCCAACCTCTGCTTGCTAGCGGGTAAGCTCATCGCGGCCGGACAATCGGCCGACCAGATTGTCCCCCAACTACTGGCTCTACGTGATACGCAGCACGTCTATTTTGCGGTCGATAATCTCAGCCACCTTGCGCGTACCGGGCGATTAACCAATCGCTCGGCCATGATCGGCAATCTCCTGAATATCAAACCCCTGCTGACCTTCAATGAGGCCGGGCAAATCATTGCTATTGATAAGGAGCGGACGATGCGCCGAGCCTTTGGCTTTATCACGGCTCACCTGAAAGCCGATCTCCAACAGATTGACTATCCGCTTCACGCCACGGTCATTGACGCCAACAACGAGGAGACGGCTCTGCGCTGGCAACAGGCCCTCCACGAACAATTTCCCACCGTCCGGGTCTCGCGAAGTACGTTAGGCCCCGCCATCAGCGTGCACACCGGCGAAAAGACCATGGGCGTGCTTTGGCAACAGGACTGGCAATCCATTTCCGATTAG
- the pepF gene encoding oligoendopeptidase F, whose amino-acid sequence MKQIPKRTAVPEALTWDLTPIYADDAAFKAAVAAVKQQAKEVATHQGQLAESAADLYEVTAAIFDLNRQLEKVYVYASLKNDQDTSDANAQALSGQAESLVATVAAATSWYEPEVLALPQVVIQALIDAEPRLTEYQHFFDVLGEERDHTLSAAEEKLLAGASDIFGASAKTYSVLSDADLKFPVVQDEDGKDVRLSEGLYGVLLQSTQPKVREQAFKALYSVYQQFRHTFASTLSSEVKTHNFSAQVRHYGSAREAAMSSNHVPAVVYDTLVKTVNAHLDSLHQYVNLRKEILGLPELHMYDLYTPITGEPSLKYTYPEAQQEALKALRVLGPDYVANVQKMFDGRAIDVVENQGKRTGAYSGGMYDTKPYILLNWQDSLESLFTLVHEMGHSMHSHYTRTNQPYQYGDYSIFVAEIASTTNENLLTDYLLKTQTDPQVRAYILNHYLDGFKGTVYRQTQFAEFEDYIHQQDAAGETLTADFMSKFYGDLNQRYYGDGVISDPQIADEWTRIPHFYYNYYVYQYSTGFAAATTLAQRILSGDAAKRDAYLNYLKSGSSALPIEVMQKAGVDMTKPDYLETAFKTFDERLAEFSQLAHDLKK is encoded by the coding sequence ATGAAACAAATTCCCAAACGCACAGCGGTTCCCGAGGCATTGACTTGGGATCTGACCCCCATTTATGCCGATGATGCGGCCTTTAAGGCGGCGGTCGCCGCGGTTAAACAACAAGCCAAAGAGGTGGCTACCCATCAAGGCCAACTGGCGGAAAGTGCGGCGGATCTCTACGAGGTGACGGCGGCAATTTTTGACCTGAACCGTCAATTGGAAAAGGTCTACGTCTACGCCTCCCTGAAAAACGACCAGGATACTAGCGACGCCAACGCGCAGGCCTTGTCTGGCCAGGCCGAGAGTCTGGTCGCCACGGTGGCAGCCGCGACATCTTGGTATGAGCCAGAAGTCTTGGCGTTGCCACAGGTGGTCATCCAAGCCTTGATCGACGCCGAACCCCGGCTGACCGAATACCAACACTTCTTTGACGTGTTGGGCGAGGAGCGGGACCATACGTTATCCGCAGCTGAGGAAAAGCTCTTGGCCGGCGCCAGCGATATCTTTGGTGCTTCTGCTAAGACCTACAGTGTCTTGAGCGATGCCGATCTCAAATTCCCTGTCGTTCAGGACGAAGACGGGAAGGATGTCCGGCTGTCGGAGGGGCTGTATGGCGTCTTACTTCAGTCCACTCAGCCTAAGGTCCGTGAGCAGGCATTTAAGGCGCTGTACAGCGTTTATCAGCAATTCCGACATACCTTTGCCAGCACGCTGTCTAGTGAGGTTAAAACGCATAATTTTAGCGCTCAGGTCCGACATTACGGGAGCGCTCGTGAAGCTGCGATGAGCAGTAATCATGTGCCAGCCGTAGTCTACGATACTTTGGTGAAGACGGTCAATGCTCACTTGGATTCACTCCATCAGTACGTGAACCTACGGAAGGAAATTCTCGGCCTACCCGAACTCCACATGTACGATCTGTATACGCCAATTACCGGGGAACCGAGCCTGAAGTATACTTATCCGGAAGCCCAGCAGGAAGCACTCAAAGCGTTGCGCGTTCTGGGTCCCGACTATGTTGCTAACGTGCAGAAGATGTTTGATGGCCGGGCCATTGACGTCGTTGAGAACCAGGGCAAACGGACGGGGGCCTACTCCGGTGGGATGTACGATACCAAGCCATACATCTTGCTGAATTGGCAGGATAGTCTGGAGAGCCTATTCACGCTGGTTCACGAGATGGGGCACAGCATGCACAGCCACTACACGCGGACTAATCAGCCTTACCAGTACGGAGACTACTCGATTTTCGTGGCCGAGATTGCCTCAACGACCAACGAGAACTTACTGACAGATTATCTGTTGAAGACGCAAACTGACCCGCAAGTTCGGGCGTACATTTTGAATCATTACCTAGATGGCTTCAAGGGAACGGTTTACCGGCAAACCCAATTCGCTGAATTTGAGGATTACATTCACCAGCAGGACGCGGCCGGAGAAACGTTGACCGCCGACTTCATGAGCAAGTTCTATGGCGACCTGAATCAGCGTTACTACGGTGACGGGGTCATCTCCGATCCGCAGATTGCGGACGAATGGACACGGATTCCACATTTCTACTACAATTACTACGTTTACCAGTATTCGACTGGATTCGCGGCGGCCACCACGCTAGCACAACGGATTCTCAGCGGTGACGCGGCCAAACGCGATGCCTACCTGAATTACCTGAAGTCGGGGAGCTCGGCCTTGCCAATCGAGGTCATGCAGAAGGCTGGCGTTGACATGACGAAGCCAGATTACCTGGAGACGGCGTTTAAGACGTTTGATGAACGGTTGGCTGAATTTAGCCAATTGGCGCATGACTTAAAGAAATAA
- a CDS encoding glycosyltransferase yields MYYFLNDNMQYSKSGIEQAEINRLRLFDKHQVPAKIVTRVFSMELSNILKQAGIARKNFVNLFEFFCGSGDVSSQSFTLGDFPLPANTTTTRKDNQLQVFAQGKMLMIVYFRKNSEEISNVQYFDVNGRTVKMVWWDVRGFKCLEQFFDWDGKISQEQYFGPDGQAHIEKNHYLNRAGKACLSWRVLNYRHSSWVFTGMNELTRFFYDELNRQTAHNVFICDRTVECDWGLFHMETPAFKVLHLHNDHVSDPSDMRHSPLNNNYTNALNNWNKWDAVISATPEQSQDIVDRFGTAIPAFTIPVGYVTNAEIAAQHQDFDQRQKNLIVHVARLAPEKQQNHSIEAFAQVHQQFPDARLELWGYANGDIEKKFKQQVVDAGLSDVVSFKGYTHDIGAVYDRAQIGVLPSRAEGFSLTLLEAQSHGVPMVANDVKYGPSDIIQDGQTGILTENGQPQQLADALIKLLGDRQLLQKFSDAAYDNAKRYSEDAVFAQWQELLDYFESLTTVTAAG; encoded by the coding sequence ATGTATTATTTCTTAAATGACAACATGCAGTATTCAAAATCAGGGATTGAACAGGCCGAAATCAATCGGTTACGGTTATTTGACAAGCATCAGGTACCCGCCAAGATCGTGACGCGGGTGTTCTCGATGGAGCTGAGTAACATCCTAAAGCAAGCTGGTATTGCGCGGAAAAATTTTGTCAACTTGTTTGAGTTCTTTTGTGGCAGTGGTGACGTGTCCAGTCAGTCGTTTACGTTGGGCGACTTTCCCTTGCCGGCGAACACCACGACGACGCGCAAGGACAATCAGCTACAGGTTTTCGCGCAGGGGAAGATGCTGATGATTGTTTACTTCCGGAAAAATAGTGAAGAGATCAGTAACGTCCAGTATTTTGACGTGAATGGTCGAACCGTCAAGATGGTGTGGTGGGATGTTCGGGGGTTCAAGTGCCTGGAACAATTCTTCGACTGGGACGGGAAGATCTCGCAGGAACAGTATTTCGGGCCGGATGGTCAAGCACACATCGAGAAGAATCACTACCTCAACCGGGCAGGCAAGGCTTGTCTGTCGTGGCGTGTGCTGAATTATCGGCACAGTAGCTGGGTCTTCACGGGGATGAATGAGCTGACGCGGTTCTTCTACGATGAATTGAATCGGCAGACCGCCCACAACGTCTTTATTTGTGACCGGACTGTCGAGTGTGACTGGGGACTCTTCCACATGGAAACGCCAGCCTTTAAGGTGTTGCATCTGCACAATGACCATGTTAGTGACCCCAGCGACATGCGCCATTCGCCGTTGAATAATAACTATACCAACGCGCTGAATAACTGGAATAAGTGGGATGCCGTCATTTCAGCGACACCGGAACAGAGTCAGGATATCGTTGACCGATTTGGAACGGCGATTCCGGCCTTCACGATTCCCGTGGGCTACGTCACGAACGCTGAGATTGCGGCCCAGCATCAGGATTTTGACCAGCGCCAGAAGAATCTGATCGTTCACGTGGCGCGGCTGGCACCGGAAAAGCAGCAGAACCATTCCATCGAGGCGTTCGCGCAGGTTCATCAACAATTTCCGGATGCACGCTTGGAATTATGGGGCTATGCGAACGGCGATATTGAGAAGAAATTCAAGCAGCAGGTGGTCGATGCTGGTCTGAGTGATGTGGTCAGCTTTAAGGGCTACACCCACGATATCGGTGCGGTCTATGATCGCGCGCAGATTGGCGTGCTACCTAGTCGGGCCGAAGGGTTCTCGTTGACCTTGCTAGAGGCGCAGTCTCACGGTGTCCCGATGGTGGCCAACGACGTTAAGTATGGGCCTAGCGACATCATTCAGGATGGTCAGACCGGGATTTTGACTGAAAATGGCCAGCCGCAACAGCTGGCGGATGCACTGATTAAGCTGCTGGGCGACCGGCAATTGCTACAGAAATTCAGTGACGCCGCCTACGACAATGCCAAGCGTTATTCCGAAGACGCGGTGTTTGCCCAGTGGCAGGAATTACTGGACTATTTTGAGAGTTTGACGACCGTCACTGCCGCTGGATAG
- a CDS encoding glycosyltransferase: protein MNYFVDTSLGSAVTGIEKAQFNRMQLFQQAGMPATLLYLSYGSRLHEHLEKFGFADVGFSMYDYFQNSQQHGPLYHFDWRHYWQTICHYRLREVPNTCDIRVDNADGLFLMYAHFLDKEATRLDYVNYFDRHHAKIRRDVYDSHGFLSRTSLLVEKGLTDTELYYNPQQQVKLIKQFKQVNGKTVLREITLKQYQQRDYYFNDEAELRTFFLDELARPGDIFFTDRNGQMATSLDRTRPDIKICPVFHSTHVRVGQDIMTGELKHGIYDYILAHPARFNGIVVSTDQQRRDLLARFDNLPPVTTIPVGFATPHPVDVMRRDPYRIISVARYSPEKQLMHQVKAIERLIPEFPRVQLHMLGFGQKIQKELQVYIDEHHLGEHVFLRGFQKDLTSEYRPASLALMTSVEEGFSLSTVEELSYGVPVIGYDIRYGPNEMIHDGENGFLVPVNDQEKLYQKIREYLANPDLQRTFMGNAQHLVLDYSPTKTMQKWEKLVQSLNNPVE, encoded by the coding sequence GTGAATTATTTTGTAGATACCAGTCTGGGATCGGCGGTTACCGGCATTGAGAAGGCCCAGTTTAACCGCATGCAGTTGTTCCAGCAGGCCGGGATGCCGGCGACGCTTCTGTACTTATCGTACGGTTCGCGGTTGCATGAGCACCTCGAAAAATTCGGCTTTGCGGACGTCGGGTTTTCCATGTACGACTATTTCCAGAACAGTCAGCAGCATGGGCCGCTCTATCATTTTGACTGGCGACATTATTGGCAGACCATTTGTCATTACCGGTTGCGCGAGGTTCCCAATACGTGTGATATTCGAGTCGACAACGCAGATGGGCTGTTTCTGATGTACGCCCACTTCTTGGATAAAGAGGCGACCCGTCTCGACTACGTCAATTATTTCGACCGTCACCACGCGAAGATTCGCCGGGACGTCTATGATTCCCATGGCTTTTTGAGTCGGACCAGTCTACTCGTGGAGAAGGGATTGACCGATACGGAGCTGTATTACAATCCCCAGCAACAGGTAAAACTCATCAAACAGTTCAAGCAAGTCAACGGGAAGACGGTCCTACGAGAGATTACCCTGAAACAGTACCAGCAACGTGACTACTATTTCAACGATGAGGCCGAACTTCGAACGTTTTTCCTAGACGAACTTGCCCGGCCCGGTGATATCTTCTTCACCGATCGCAACGGGCAAATGGCGACGTCGCTGGATCGGACACGACCGGATATCAAGATTTGTCCAGTCTTCCACAGTACCCACGTGCGAGTGGGCCAAGACATCATGACCGGCGAGCTTAAGCACGGCATTTATGATTATATCTTGGCCCATCCGGCCCGATTCAACGGGATCGTGGTGTCGACCGACCAGCAACGCCGTGATTTACTGGCACGCTTTGACAATTTACCACCGGTGACCACGATTCCCGTTGGCTTTGCCACGCCACATCCAGTGGACGTTATGCGTCGCGACCCGTATCGCATCATCAGTGTCGCCCGGTATTCGCCGGAAAAGCAACTCATGCATCAGGTTAAGGCTATCGAACGATTGATTCCGGAATTCCCACGTGTTCAGTTACACATGCTGGGATTTGGACAGAAAATTCAAAAGGAACTTCAAGTCTACATTGACGAGCACCATTTGGGTGAACACGTTTTCTTGCGAGGGTTCCAGAAGGATCTGACCAGTGAGTATCGACCGGCGTCCTTGGCGCTGATGACCAGTGTTGAAGAGGGCTTCTCACTTTCCACGGTCGAGGAATTGAGTTATGGGGTTCCGGTCATTGGCTATGACATTCGCTATGGGCCTAACGAAATGATTCACGATGGCGAGAATGGTTTCTTGGTTCCGGTGAACGACCAGGAAAAACTCTATCAAAAGATTCGTGAATACCTGGCAAATCCCGATTTACAGCGCACCTTTATGGGAAACGCGCAGCATCTCGTCTTGGACTATTCGCCAACGAAGACCATGCAAAAGTGGGAGAAATTGGTTCAAAGTCTGAATAATCCTGTTGAGTGA
- a CDS encoding GTP pyrophosphokinase family protein: MIANWDQFLLPYQQAVSELKVKLRGIRKQFENRNQRPPIEFVTGRVKPVPSIVEKMTRRHVAEERLEQDMQDIAGLRIMCQFVEDIYQVVDLLRQRTDLTILEERDYIHNEKPSGYRSYHIVIEYPVQLVTGEKKILAEIQVRTLAMNFWATIEHSLNYKYQGDFPTELSARLQRAAEAAFKLDTEMSEIREEIQEAQHYTPQNGAGGDTPNAPQSKED; this comes from the coding sequence ATGATAGCAAACTGGGATCAATTTTTATTGCCCTATCAACAGGCCGTCAGCGAGCTGAAAGTCAAGCTCCGCGGCATTCGGAAACAATTTGAGAATCGCAATCAACGGCCGCCCATTGAATTTGTCACGGGTCGCGTCAAGCCAGTCCCCAGTATCGTGGAGAAGATGACGCGGCGCCACGTGGCGGAGGAACGCTTGGAACAGGATATGCAAGACATTGCGGGACTACGAATCATGTGCCAATTTGTTGAGGATATTTATCAAGTCGTTGACCTCCTCCGGCAACGAACCGACCTCACGATTCTTGAGGAACGCGATTACATTCATAATGAAAAACCTAGTGGCTACCGGTCATATCACATTGTGATTGAGTATCCGGTACAGCTCGTCACGGGTGAAAAGAAGATTTTAGCGGAAATTCAGGTGCGGACACTGGCCATGAATTTCTGGGCAACGATTGAGCATTCGTTGAATTATAAGTATCAAGGGGACTTCCCGACGGAACTGAGTGCACGACTTCAGCGCGCGGCGGAGGCCGCCTTCAAGTTGGACACGGAAATGTCCGAAATTCGAGAAGAGATTCAGGAGGCGCAGCACTACACACCGCAGAACGGTGCGGGTGGGGATACGCCGAACGCCCCTCAGAGTAAGGAAGATTGA
- a CDS encoding DsbA family protein yields the protein MLEVYLFVNPLGARCMRSEQNIMRLADHLNSKVSFQFVPLLNQQIIEQALPERHSLAQRNAYFNVYYQAILAYKAALFQGKRKGRKFLLDMQTAVVNNHQQFSQKLAVEVAKDCHLDLDMFTEDCDSDLAKQAFQTDQKMAAEMKIEQSSSAVIFNCDVSQCGLLLNDVTYDSLCDVCESQGVATREMLMGEPNYAQNNQPNSAAAGAFAPHLRVL from the coding sequence GTGTTAGAAGTCTATTTGTTCGTCAACCCACTGGGGGCACGCTGTATGCGCTCAGAACAGAATATTATGCGGTTGGCTGACCACTTAAATAGCAAGGTGTCGTTTCAATTCGTCCCGCTGCTAAATCAACAAATTATCGAACAGGCTTTGCCAGAGCGGCACAGCTTGGCACAACGTAACGCTTACTTTAACGTTTACTACCAGGCGATTCTCGCCTATAAGGCAGCGCTCTTTCAAGGTAAGCGGAAGGGACGGAAATTTTTACTCGACATGCAGACGGCCGTCGTCAACAACCATCAACAGTTCTCCCAAAAACTGGCGGTTGAAGTTGCCAAGGACTGCCACTTAGACCTCGACATGTTTACCGAAGACTGCGATTCTGATCTGGCGAAACAAGCCTTTCAGACGGATCAGAAGATGGCTGCCGAGATGAAGATTGAACAGTCCTCATCGGCTGTGATCTTCAACTGTGATGTTTCGCAATGTGGGTTGTTACTCAACGATGTCACCTATGATTCTCTGTGTGATGTTTGTGAAAGTCAGGGTGTTGCGACGCGAGAAATGTTAATGGGCGAACCTAATTATGCGCAAAACAACCAACCCAATTCAGCAGCTGCGGGCGCTTTTGCTCCGCATTTACGGGTATTATAA